In Terriglobales bacterium, the following proteins share a genomic window:
- the nusA gene encoding transcription termination factor NusA, whose protein sequence is MASELYNTIDAISREKGIDPQIVISAVEDAIVIATRKSLKTQENLRAQLDKETGTINVFSVRTVVETPEQVEDANAQIAFEEARTLDPTVAIGGEIRQLRASHQMAHPTGLGRISAQLARQVIFQKVREAERDTVFNEYNTRVGEIVNATVKRVEGPDVIFDIGKTEARMPRKEQSRLESFAIGERIRVCIMRVEKASKGPQVVVSRAAPELVQHLFQTEVPEIYDGTVQIRAIAREAGERTKIAVMSKDKDVDPVGACVGMKGMRVQSIIRELRGEKIDIIEYHEDPVTFAEKALQPAKVSRVTVLDSSDKHLEVIVDDSQLSLAIGKKGQNVRLAAKLLGWKIDIKSEEEKRQEVEQQMQALVSQAVTPLENIPELGEGIIEKLSAAGVNSVEALADMTPEQLEAIQGIGPKTVEKISIAVNNYFSSLEGAAPQAESELLADQPASELETGETAEEQPLEAEAHSAEGEVGAEEAASETAEELGAEGGETHPTADDVVEIAAETETDPEEAAPGEESSHEGEKEGQKES, encoded by the coding sequence ATGGCGAGTGAGCTTTACAACACGATAGACGCGATCAGCCGCGAAAAGGGGATCGATCCACAGATCGTCATCAGTGCGGTGGAGGATGCCATTGTCATCGCCACGCGAAAGTCGCTGAAGACGCAAGAGAACCTGCGGGCGCAGCTGGACAAGGAAACCGGGACGATCAACGTGTTTTCGGTGCGGACCGTGGTGGAGACGCCGGAGCAGGTGGAAGACGCCAACGCGCAAATCGCTTTCGAAGAAGCGCGGACGCTGGATCCGACGGTTGCGATAGGCGGCGAGATCCGGCAATTGCGAGCGTCGCACCAGATGGCTCACCCCACCGGGTTGGGACGCATTTCGGCGCAGCTGGCGAGACAGGTGATTTTCCAGAAAGTCCGCGAAGCGGAACGCGACACGGTTTTCAACGAGTACAACACCCGCGTCGGCGAGATCGTGAATGCAACCGTGAAGCGCGTGGAAGGTCCGGATGTGATCTTCGACATCGGGAAGACGGAAGCGCGCATGCCGCGCAAGGAGCAGTCGCGGCTGGAATCATTCGCCATTGGGGAACGGATCCGGGTATGCATCATGCGCGTGGAGAAGGCGTCGAAGGGACCGCAGGTAGTGGTTTCGCGGGCGGCGCCGGAGCTGGTACAGCATCTTTTTCAGACAGAGGTGCCGGAGATCTACGACGGCACGGTACAGATTCGCGCTATTGCCCGCGAAGCGGGCGAGCGCACCAAGATCGCGGTGATGTCGAAGGACAAAGACGTGGATCCGGTGGGCGCGTGCGTGGGCATGAAGGGAATGCGCGTGCAGTCGATCATTCGCGAGCTGCGGGGCGAGAAGATCGACATTATCGAGTACCACGAAGATCCGGTGACGTTCGCGGAGAAGGCTCTGCAGCCGGCCAAAGTGAGCCGGGTTACGGTGCTGGACTCAAGCGACAAGCACTTGGAAGTGATCGTGGACGACAGCCAGCTGTCACTTGCCATCGGAAAGAAGGGTCAGAACGTCCGCCTGGCAGCGAAGCTCCTAGGCTGGAAGATCGACATCAAGAGCGAAGAGGAGAAGCGCCAGGAAGTCGAGCAGCAGATGCAGGCGCTGGTATCGCAAGCGGTCACTCCGTTGGAGAACATTCCCGAGCTAGGCGAGGGAATTATTGAGAAGCTGAGCGCGGCGGGCGTGAACTCGGTGGAGGCGCTGGCCGACATGACACCGGAACAGCTGGAAGCGATCCAAGGGATCGGTCCGAAGACGGTGGAAAAAATCAGCATTGCGGTCAATAATTACTTCTCCAGCCTGGAGGGAGCCGCCCCGCAAGCTGAGTCAGAGCTCCTGGCCGACCAGCCCGCAAGTGAGCTTGAAACTGGCGAAACGGCGGAAGAACAGCCGCTTGAAGCGGAAGCTCATTCCGCTGAAGGCGAGGTTGGCGCTGAAGAGGCGGCATCGGAGACGGCCGAAGAGCTGGGAGCGGAGGGGGGCGAGACGCACCCTACGGCGGACGATGTCGTCGAGATAGCGGCTGAAACAGAGACGGATCCCGAAGAAGCAGCGCCTGGCGAGGAAAGCTCGCACGAGGGCGAAAAAGAGGGTCAGAAGGAAAGTTAG
- the rimP gene encoding ribosome maturation factor RimP — protein MAVELERIRAIAERVIASNGLELVELEFHGGGKGRMLRIFIDKPGGVTHQDCADVSREVGTILDVEDVIPGGSYTLEVSSPGLDRKLVKPADYERFKGSLVKLATNEPVDGSRNFVGRLVEFQDDRLTLEVKGKKKEPPARVTVELGNVAKANLVPEF, from the coding sequence ATGGCTGTCGAGCTGGAGAGAATACGCGCGATCGCCGAGCGGGTAATAGCCTCTAACGGCTTGGAATTAGTGGAGTTGGAGTTCCACGGGGGCGGCAAAGGGCGCATGCTGCGCATCTTTATCGACAAACCTGGGGGCGTGACGCACCAGGATTGCGCCGATGTCAGCCGCGAGGTGGGAACCATCCTGGACGTCGAGGATGTGATTCCGGGCGGGTCGTACACGCTTGAGGTTTCGTCTCCTGGCCTGGACCGGAAGCTGGTGAAGCCAGCCGATTACGAGCGCTTCAAGGGAAGCCTGGTGAAGCTGGCCACAAATGAGCCGGTGGATGGATCGCGGAACTTTGTAGGACGTCTAGTGGAGTTTCAGGACGACCGATTAACCCTCGAAGTGAAGGGAAAGAAAAAAGAGCCGCCAGCGAGAGTCACAGTTGAACTGGGAAACGTGGCGAAGGCCAACCTGGTGCCGGAGTTCTAG
- a CDS encoding class I SAM-dependent methyltransferase, with translation MTEYTLPHELVGEQQRLTLMSALLDPIELAHIDRLGVGAGWRCLELGCGNGSIAQALAKRVAPGGHVVASDIDLRFIAELRAPCLDVRRIDVLRDVMEEGAYDFVVARALLHHLSPAHEALARMVKALKPGGVLLSIEPDMLPCTEAEPESMCSFWQGWLKWANAEGIDYFIGRKIPGWLDSLEMGGIAGEGHRPQFNGGSDWARYWTETMDELAPSLQKSGYVSERILDEFYWRYRDPHYWTSVITFVANWGRKAGRAVPDLRPG, from the coding sequence ATGACTGAATACACTCTGCCGCATGAGTTGGTGGGCGAGCAGCAGCGCTTGACGTTAATGTCTGCGTTGCTGGATCCCATCGAGCTCGCTCACATTGACCGGTTAGGAGTCGGTGCCGGCTGGCGCTGCCTGGAGCTAGGTTGTGGCAACGGATCGATCGCGCAGGCTCTGGCGAAGCGCGTGGCGCCTGGTGGTCACGTGGTCGCAAGCGACATCGATCTGCGCTTCATCGCGGAATTGCGGGCGCCGTGCCTAGACGTTCGGAGAATCGATGTTCTTCGGGATGTGATGGAAGAGGGCGCATACGATTTTGTGGTCGCGCGCGCCCTGCTTCACCACCTTAGCCCGGCACACGAGGCACTGGCTCGGATGGTCAAGGCGCTGAAGCCGGGAGGGGTGCTGCTTTCGATCGAACCGGACATGCTCCCGTGCACTGAGGCTGAACCGGAGTCGATGTGCAGTTTTTGGCAGGGGTGGCTGAAGTGGGCGAATGCAGAGGGGATCGACTACTTTATCGGGCGCAAAATTCCTGGCTGGCTAGATTCGCTGGAGATGGGTGGCATCGCCGGGGAAGGGCACAGACCGCAGTTCAACGGCGGGTCAGACTGGGCGAGATATTGGACCGAGACTATGGATGAGCTGGCACCGTCGCTGCAGAAGTCGGGATATGTCAGCGAGAGAATTCTCGACGAGTTTTACTGGCGATACCGGGATCCGCATTATTGGACGAGCGTCATCACGTTTGTGGCGAACTGGGGGCGGAAGGCGGGCAGGGCGGTGCCGGATCTGCGGCCCGGCTGA
- a CDS encoding alpha/beta hydrolase — protein sequence MASEASQSLCLALLLLSSCALPGQNQGPRVRNIVLVHGAWADGSGWKGVYDILVKDGYNVSIVQEPETSFKDDVAATKRALAQQDGPCILVAHSYGGAVITEAGADPMVSGLVYVAAHMPDAGESEAEDGKRFPSDLSKSNAIKKTADGFTYLDPEQFHEYFAADLSAEQAAFMARSQVLNFADNFKAVITKPAWRTKPSWMLVAGKDRTINPDLERWYAARAKSHMVEVAGASHVVYISRPKEVAALIEQAASELPGR from the coding sequence ATGGCAAGCGAAGCTTCTCAGTCACTCTGCTTGGCGCTCCTGCTCTTAAGCTCCTGCGCCCTTCCTGGCCAGAACCAGGGGCCTCGAGTTCGCAACATTGTCCTGGTTCATGGTGCGTGGGCGGACGGTTCCGGCTGGAAAGGCGTTTACGACATCCTCGTAAAGGACGGCTACAACGTCAGCATCGTGCAAGAGCCAGAGACGTCCTTCAAGGATGATGTAGCTGCTACGAAGCGCGCCCTTGCTCAACAAGATGGACCGTGCATTCTCGTCGCTCACAGCTATGGAGGAGCGGTCATCACTGAGGCGGGCGCCGATCCTATGGTTTCCGGTCTGGTGTATGTCGCCGCGCATATGCCAGACGCGGGAGAGAGTGAGGCGGAGGATGGCAAGCGCTTCCCCAGCGACTTAAGTAAGTCAAACGCAATAAAGAAGACCGCGGACGGCTTCACCTACCTCGATCCCGAGCAGTTTCACGAGTACTTCGCGGCCGATCTTTCTGCTGAGCAGGCGGCTTTTATGGCACGGTCGCAGGTACTCAATTTTGCAGACAATTTCAAAGCCGTTATCACCAAGCCGGCATGGAGAACCAAACCAAGCTGGATGCTGGTGGCGGGAAAAGACAGGACAATCAATCCTGACCTGGAACGTTGGTACGCGGCACGAGCGAAGAGCCACATGGTTGAAGTCGCCGGAGCGAGCCACGTGGTCTATATCTCCAGACCGAAAGAGGTCGCGGCTTTAATCGAACAAGCCGCGTCGGAACTGCCAGGTCGATGA
- a CDS encoding YceI family protein has protein sequence MSKYIAVFAAAVILALGVLALGVPKQASVAGSWLVDSRHSDAQLITDGTTDYGKTKMNVTLGFTRVNGILRLDEADPTKSRFDFRLYPATSMAPPIEEDGHLKNEWLANLANHTLVCFHSKGFTRTADGRLQTTGNLTLTRVDRNVEATPNEAYAGPVYGPPIIHKVTREATFVFDVPAEDANKQKDGGIQLSGSTMLGRENFPQLVKAVVGTYWPPVVKDKDCHAPANVSEDYHGAECTGTLEMPAALPQPSGSQVGEDYPGPANFNAVNGNQLTILVHLQLTPRPGEMAAGGD, from the coding sequence ATGTCCAAGTACATCGCGGTATTCGCGGCAGCTGTCATTCTTGCCTTGGGAGTTCTCGCCCTTGGTGTTCCCAAACAAGCGTCAGTGGCAGGTTCCTGGCTGGTGGATTCGCGCCACTCCGATGCGCAACTTATCACCGACGGGACTACGGACTACGGCAAGACGAAAATGAACGTTACTCTGGGCTTTACCAGAGTGAACGGAATATTGAGGTTGGACGAAGCCGATCCTACAAAGTCGCGCTTCGATTTCCGTCTCTATCCCGCCACTTCGATGGCGCCGCCGATCGAAGAAGATGGACACCTGAAGAACGAATGGCTGGCCAATTTGGCCAATCACACTCTGGTGTGCTTCCACTCCAAGGGGTTCACCCGGACCGCGGATGGGCGACTGCAGACCACTGGCAATCTGACCCTCACTCGCGTGGACCGCAATGTCGAAGCGACCCCCAATGAAGCCTATGCCGGGCCGGTATACGGACCCCCGATCATCCACAAAGTTACGCGCGAAGCCACGTTTGTTTTTGATGTTCCTGCCGAAGATGCAAACAAGCAGAAAGACGGCGGAATTCAATTGTCAGGGTCAACGATGCTGGGCCGTGAAAATTTCCCTCAGTTGGTGAAGGCGGTTGTCGGCACATACTGGCCGCCCGTGGTTAAGGATAAAGATTGTCATGCGCCTGCCAATGTGAGTGAAGATTACCATGGCGCTGAGTGCACGGGAACCCTTGAAATGCCTGCTGCTCTTCCCCAGCCATCTGGAAGCCAGGTAGGAGAAGACTATCCCGGTCCTGCAAATTTCAACGCCGTGAATGGAAATCAGCTGACGATCCTGGTTCATCTGCAGTTGACGCCGCGGCCCGGAGAAATGGCGGCGGGGGGAGATTAG
- a CDS encoding DUF3011 domain-containing protein, producing MNSKPKISALLKLVGLLVIGLPTFAQVTTVTCSSDNMKRNFCAIPPHGSVQLARQRSDAVCARGSTWGVQGNQIWVDRGCRADFTVTVGRYPGGGSGGGYGASTVTCSSENMRRNFCAIPPHRDVRLARQRSDAACVRGSTWGVQGNQIWVDRGCRADFTIYR from the coding sequence ATGAATAGCAAACCCAAAATTTCAGCTCTTCTCAAACTCGTCGGTCTGCTCGTAATTGGACTGCCGACCTTCGCGCAAGTCACGACCGTCACCTGCTCATCCGATAACATGAAACGGAACTTCTGTGCGATTCCTCCCCATGGCAGCGTTCAATTGGCACGTCAGCGTAGCGACGCTGTCTGCGCTCGCGGCAGCACCTGGGGCGTGCAAGGCAACCAGATTTGGGTCGATCGGGGTTGCCGTGCCGACTTCACGGTAACCGTCGGGAGATATCCCGGAGGCGGCTCTGGAGGCGGATATGGCGCTTCGACCGTGACCTGCTCGTCGGAAAACATGCGGCGGAATTTCTGTGCCATACCTCCTCATAGAGACGTCCGATTGGCACGTCAACGCAGCGACGCTGCCTGCGTCCGGGGTAGCACCTGGGGAGTGCAAGGCAACCAGATTTGGGTTGACCGCGGTTGCCGTGCCGACTTCACGATTTATCGGTAG
- the guaB gene encoding IMP dehydrogenase, producing the protein MINFPVPEALTFDDVLLLPARSNVTPAEVNTQTRLTRNITLNIPLMTAAMDTVTESRMAIAIAQQGGMGVIHRNLTIEQQAGEVDKVKRSESGMIVDPITLSPDHKVSDALEVMRRYRISGVPITKNKKLVGILTNRDLRFETRTDIPISRVMTKENLITVPVGTTLEEAERVLHRHRVEKLLVVDDKYNLKGLITVKDIQKKLKYPNAAKDSQGRLRCAAAIGATGDFLERAQELVRNKVDVVVIDSAHGHSTRVLEAIRQVKSRLPEVDLIAGNIATFDGACELIRSGVDAVKVGIGPGSICTTRVVTGAGVPQITAIAESARAARDAQVPIVSDGGVKYSGDITKALAAGASVAMAGSLFAGTDESPGETILYQGRSFKAYRGMGSLAAMAQGSGERYFQSTDDDSSVPVSVEESDGQNNRLGKLVPEGIEGRVPYRGTLAMVVHQLIGGLRSGMGYLGCHTIPELQQKARFVRITSAGTRESHVHDVIITREAPNYHVE; encoded by the coding sequence ATGATCAATTTTCCTGTACCTGAGGCCCTCACCTTCGACGACGTGTTACTGCTCCCGGCGCGCTCCAACGTTACTCCCGCCGAGGTGAACACCCAAACTCGCCTCACCCGCAATATCACGCTCAACATCCCCTTGATGACCGCCGCTATGGACACAGTGACCGAGTCGCGCATGGCCATCGCCATCGCCCAGCAGGGCGGCATGGGTGTCATTCACCGCAATCTGACCATCGAGCAGCAGGCCGGAGAAGTGGACAAGGTGAAGCGCTCCGAGAGCGGTATGATCGTCGATCCCATCACGCTCTCGCCGGACCACAAGGTCTCTGACGCACTGGAAGTCATGCGCCGCTATCGCATTTCAGGCGTGCCCATCACCAAGAACAAAAAGCTGGTCGGCATTCTCACTAATCGTGATCTACGCTTCGAGACTCGCACCGACATCCCTATCAGCAGAGTGATGACTAAGGAAAACCTCATTACGGTTCCGGTGGGCACCACTCTCGAAGAAGCCGAACGGGTTCTCCATCGCCATCGCGTGGAAAAGCTGCTGGTTGTGGACGACAAGTACAACCTCAAAGGCCTGATCACGGTTAAGGACATCCAGAAGAAGCTCAAGTATCCCAATGCGGCCAAAGACTCTCAGGGACGCCTGCGTTGCGCCGCCGCCATTGGCGCCACCGGCGACTTCCTTGAGCGCGCACAGGAATTGGTAAGAAATAAAGTGGACGTGGTGGTGATCGACAGCGCACATGGCCATTCCACACGTGTTTTGGAAGCCATCAGGCAGGTGAAGTCGCGACTGCCGGAGGTGGATCTGATCGCCGGCAACATAGCCACCTTCGATGGCGCCTGCGAGTTGATTCGCAGCGGCGTAGATGCGGTGAAAGTCGGCATCGGCCCCGGCTCGATCTGTACCACTCGTGTCGTCACCGGCGCCGGCGTACCGCAGATCACCGCTATCGCCGAATCGGCGCGCGCCGCCCGCGATGCCCAGGTCCCCATCGTCTCCGATGGCGGCGTGAAATATTCCGGCGACATCACCAAGGCTTTGGCTGCAGGAGCGAGCGTGGCCATGGCCGGCTCGCTCTTCGCCGGCACCGATGAAAGCCCCGGCGAAACCATCCTTTATCAGGGACGCTCCTTCAAAGCCTATCGCGGCATGGGATCGCTCGCCGCTATGGCCCAGGGATCAGGCGAGCGCTACTTCCAGTCCACCGACGACGATTCCTCAGTTCCTGTCTCTGTCGAAGAGAGTGATGGCCAGAACAACCGCCTGGGCAAGCTGGTTCCCGAAGGCATTGAGGGCCGTGTACCCTATCGCGGCACTCTCGCGATGGTGGTGCACCAGCTCATTGGCGGACTCCGTTCCGGTATGGGCTACCTGGGTTGCCACACCATCCCGGAGCTGCAGCAGAAGGCGCGCTTCGTACGCATCACCTCGGCCGGCACTCGCGAGAGCCACGTGCACGACGTGATCATCACCCGCGAAGCTCCCAATTACCACGTTGAGTAG